The following are from one region of the Rosistilla carotiformis genome:
- a CDS encoding polyprenyl synthetase family protein, with amino-acid sequence MSNPASPAKNPLADLVPEIDTALDAALAPQEGCPPELNEAMRYSLMSPGKRLRPALVLMAAEACGGERSEAIAAAVAIEMVHAYSLIHDDLPAMDDDDLRRGRPTCHKQFDEATAILAGDALLTAAFETLATGIPQPERAVRACEVLAKSAGRSGMVGGQTDDLLAENRNERHNLAWLEAIHRRKTGALFTCSLQLGAISVGAQESQIASLTDYARDLGLAFQIVDDLLDWEGDGDEMGKQSGKDAARGKLTFPGFIGVDASRSKASELVTAAKEHAELFRGTGQRLSQLADYVLQRSR; translated from the coding sequence ATGTCGAATCCCGCATCGCCCGCAAAAAACCCGCTAGCCGACTTGGTCCCCGAAATCGATACGGCGCTCGACGCGGCGCTAGCTCCTCAAGAGGGCTGCCCCCCCGAGCTCAACGAAGCGATGCGTTACAGCCTGATGAGCCCCGGCAAGCGGTTGCGTCCGGCGCTTGTCCTGATGGCAGCGGAGGCGTGTGGCGGAGAGCGAAGCGAAGCGATTGCTGCGGCCGTGGCGATCGAGATGGTCCACGCCTACTCCTTGATCCACGACGATCTGCCGGCGATGGACGACGACGATCTGCGTCGTGGGCGGCCGACGTGCCACAAACAATTCGACGAAGCGACGGCAATCCTGGCCGGCGACGCGCTGCTAACGGCAGCCTTTGAGACGCTAGCGACCGGGATCCCTCAGCCCGAACGAGCGGTCCGCGCCTGCGAAGTGCTTGCAAAATCGGCGGGTCGATCGGGGATGGTCGGCGGCCAAACCGACGATCTACTTGCGGAAAACCGAAATGAGCGGCATAACCTCGCCTGGCTCGAAGCGATTCACCGCAGAAAAACGGGAGCCCTCTTCACATGTTCCTTACAATTGGGTGCAATTAGTGTAGGTGCTCAAGAATCGCAAATCGCGTCGCTGACCGATTATGCTAGAGACTTGGGCCTGGCGTTCCAGATTGTTGACGACCTACTCGACTGGGAAGGCGACGGCGACGAAATGGGCAAACAGAGCGGCAAAGACGCCGCCCGTGGCAAATTGACATTCCCAGGATTTATCGGCGTTGACGCCAGCCGAAGCAAAGCCAGTGAACTGGTCACTGCGGCCAAAGAGCACGCGGAGTTATTCCGCGGCACCGGCCAACGGTTATCCCAGTTAGCTGACTATGTACTGCAAAGGAGCCGCTAA
- a CDS encoding right-handed parallel beta-helix repeat-containing protein, producing MKRTTKFSTPLYATWILIASHCLPCLVDAADFHLTVQGAGRKDGSTWEHALDQQALSDVVNKTMMPGDRLLLGGGVYKNARLTITQGGAEGSPKTIAGVDRGEGLPVFASTWSEDKPDKGATAVQIKPGAGHLVLEGLRIENYKNCVLVSAGKEGANCPHLVFNDVDMRRFRHGFYLSGCDDLQLHGCDLRRYTKHGFRFEQACNGVTLRQCTADCSEGDADWETKTELFPFGFIVNNGGAPNSQFVFEDCLAQNNLMPLQKKRYKNGDGFVVEGNTSDVRFTRCLAIRNQDGGFDLKVDGVQLVDCVALGNSRNIRIWKSATLKNCFSGWASCGLWCNGGPITVDRSTFHAMRTAAVQTDDKAKQPVTLRDCLITACPQVHRKTARGKVETDATVEVEEADAAYMHPSPDWDGLGDAFNSQTYTDKGYHRSPSSNATN from the coding sequence ATGAAGCGGACCACCAAATTCTCGACGCCCCTCTACGCGACCTGGATCCTGATCGCAAGCCACTGCCTGCCGTGTCTCGTCGATGCCGCCGATTTCCACCTGACCGTGCAAGGAGCCGGACGCAAGGATGGCTCCACCTGGGAACACGCCCTGGACCAACAGGCACTCTCGGACGTCGTCAACAAAACGATGATGCCGGGCGATCGGTTGCTTTTGGGAGGCGGCGTCTACAAGAACGCTCGACTGACGATCACTCAAGGAGGCGCCGAGGGATCACCCAAGACGATCGCGGGCGTCGACCGCGGAGAGGGCCTGCCGGTCTTCGCATCGACATGGTCGGAGGATAAACCCGACAAGGGAGCCACTGCGGTGCAGATTAAACCGGGAGCCGGGCATCTGGTTCTCGAGGGGCTTCGGATCGAGAACTACAAAAACTGCGTCCTGGTCTCTGCCGGGAAGGAGGGAGCGAACTGTCCGCACCTGGTCTTCAACGACGTCGACATGCGGCGGTTTCGGCACGGGTTCTACCTCTCCGGTTGCGACGACCTGCAGTTGCATGGCTGCGATCTTCGCCGCTACACCAAACATGGTTTTCGATTTGAACAAGCTTGCAACGGCGTGACCCTGCGGCAGTGCACCGCCGATTGCTCCGAAGGGGACGCCGATTGGGAGACGAAGACGGAGTTGTTTCCATTTGGCTTTATCGTCAACAACGGCGGCGCCCCCAACTCACAGTTTGTGTTTGAAGACTGCCTGGCGCAGAACAACCTGATGCCGCTGCAGAAGAAGCGTTACAAAAATGGTGACGGTTTTGTCGTCGAAGGGAACACATCGGACGTCCGCTTCACGCGCTGCCTAGCCATCCGCAACCAGGACGGCGGCTTCGATCTGAAGGTCGACGGCGTCCAGCTTGTCGATTGCGTCGCACTTGGCAACTCGCGCAACATCCGGATCTGGAAATCCGCCACGCTGAAAAATTGCTTTTCTGGTTGGGCATCGTGCGGCCTGTGGTGCAACGGCGGGCCGATCACCGTCGACCGGTCGACTTTCCATGCCATGCGAACCGCCGCAGTTCAGACCGACGACAAAGCCAAGCAACCGGTCACGCTCCGCGATTGCCTAATCACCGCTTGCCCGCAGGTCCATCGCAAGACAGCACGTGGCAAAGTTGAGACCGATGCCACGGTGGAGGTCGAAGAGGCTGACGCGGCCTACATGCACCCCAGCCCTGATTGGGACGGGCTAGGAGATGCGTTCAACAGTCAGACCTATACCGACAAGGGATATCATCGCTCTCCCTCTTCCAATGCCACCAACTGA
- a CDS encoding DUF2200 domain-containing protein, with the protein MSTTSDHDNRMAKLTFASVYPHYLTKVERKGRSREELHQVIRWLTGFDDKALQKQIDDNVTFKQFFQRAKLNPNAHLITGVICGYRIEEIETPLTQKVRYMDKLVDELAKGRKMEKILRSE; encoded by the coding sequence ATGAGCACCACCAGCGATCACGACAATCGGATGGCGAAGCTGACCTTTGCGTCGGTCTACCCGCACTATCTAACGAAGGTGGAAAGGAAGGGACGCAGTCGCGAGGAATTACATCAAGTAATCCGCTGGCTGACCGGATTCGATGACAAGGCGTTGCAGAAACAGATCGACGACAACGTGACGTTCAAACAGTTCTTCCAGCGGGCGAAGCTGAATCCTAATGCGCACCTGATCACGGGAGTCATCTGCGGGTATCGCATCGAAGAGATCGAGACCCCACTGACGCAGAAAGTCCGCTACATGGACAAATTGGTCGACGAACTGGCCAAAGGCCGGAAGATGGAAAAGATCTTGCGAAGCGAATAA
- the xseB gene encoding exodeoxyribonuclease VII small subunit translates to MKKKSARTKTSETISDDSNDETPPLQFEEGLSKTQQIVRDLESGDLTLEESLQAYEVGVRTIRHCQELLNSFERRIERLTGFDKEGNPITEPFHESEMTLEEKQQGRGRRRGAAAAKKPKDDLEGLF, encoded by the coding sequence ATGAAGAAAAAGTCGGCTCGAACCAAGACCAGCGAAACCATCTCCGATGACAGCAACGACGAGACACCGCCGTTGCAATTCGAAGAGGGGCTGTCGAAGACCCAGCAGATCGTCCGCGATTTGGAGAGCGGCGACTTAACGCTCGAGGAATCGCTGCAAGCCTACGAAGTGGGTGTCCGCACGATCCGACATTGCCAAGAACTGCTGAACAGCTTTGAACGGCGGATCGAGCGTTTGACCGGCTTCGATAAAGAGGGCAACCCGATCACCGAACCGTTCCACGAATCGGAGATGACGCTCGAAGAGAAGCAACAAGGGCGCGGCCGCCGACGCGGCGCCGCAGCTGCGAAGAAGCCCAAGGATGATTTAGAGGGTTTGTTTTAA
- the dxs gene encoding 1-deoxy-D-xylulose-5-phosphate synthase — MHELLAQLDSAEPLKDYSVKQLDQLADEIRDVLCNLLATRTAHFASNLGVVELCIALHSVFDFRSDRLIWDTGHQVYPHKLVTGRYSEFKTIRTKGGLMGYPNPHESPYDLFMTGHAGCSVSTALGLASGDDLAGQSHRKSVAVIGDGAFPSGIVFEAMNNAGELNKDLLMILNDNEMSICPRVGGVARYLDRLRGNPFYTGLKQEVVRVLNHVPVFGDPTERLLAQMKEGVKAGVLGGMMFEELGFRYVGPIDGHDIGLLKKYLAMVKDLSGPVLLHVVTEKGRGYVPAEQDPVYFHTPPKFVDEGGKPVPTSGASQPAYTNFARDAIRDAMQRDERVTVMTAAMCQGNKLEPVREQFPDRFFDVGICESHAVAFAAGQCKAGMRPIVDIYSTFLQRSYDQIFQEACLQKLPVVFMLDRAGLTGPDGPTHHGLFDIGYMRVFPNLTVMAPGYSEELAPMLDYALQSDVATSIRYPKCSALHIEREPDPIETGKAEYIQRGTDVAIVSFGALLDQALEAAKQLESEMSVTVVNARFAKPIDREMVAEVIESCGHVITLEEGALQGGFGSAFLEAANDMHLDTRGITRLGIPDMFVEHGEREELLHDLSLDADAIKKACRGIQSTVAV, encoded by the coding sequence ATGCACGAACTACTCGCACAGCTTGATTCCGCCGAACCGCTTAAAGACTACTCGGTCAAACAACTCGACCAACTGGCCGACGAGATCCGCGATGTCTTGTGCAACCTGCTGGCCACCCGAACCGCTCACTTTGCATCGAACCTCGGCGTCGTCGAACTCTGCATCGCCCTGCACAGCGTGTTTGATTTCCGCAGCGATCGCTTGATCTGGGACACCGGACATCAAGTCTATCCGCACAAATTGGTCACCGGACGGTACAGCGAATTCAAGACGATTCGCACCAAGGGGGGCCTGATGGGTTACCCTAACCCGCACGAGAGTCCCTACGATCTGTTCATGACCGGACACGCCGGGTGCAGCGTCAGCACAGCCCTTGGCTTGGCCAGCGGCGACGATCTGGCGGGGCAATCGCATCGCAAGAGCGTTGCGGTGATCGGCGACGGCGCGTTCCCCAGCGGCATCGTTTTCGAAGCGATGAACAACGCGGGCGAACTGAACAAAGATCTGTTGATGATCCTCAACGACAACGAGATGTCGATCTGCCCCCGCGTCGGCGGCGTCGCTCGCTACCTCGATCGCCTCCGCGGCAATCCGTTCTACACCGGCCTCAAGCAGGAGGTGGTGCGAGTGCTGAACCACGTTCCCGTCTTCGGCGATCCGACCGAACGCCTGTTGGCTCAGATGAAGGAAGGGGTCAAGGCGGGCGTGCTTGGCGGCATGATGTTCGAAGAACTGGGCTTCCGCTACGTCGGTCCGATCGATGGCCACGACATCGGCCTGCTGAAAAAGTACCTGGCGATGGTCAAGGATCTCAGCGGCCCGGTCCTGCTGCACGTCGTGACCGAAAAGGGACGCGGTTACGTCCCTGCCGAACAGGATCCCGTCTATTTCCACACCCCGCCAAAATTTGTCGATGAAGGGGGAAAGCCGGTCCCGACCAGCGGTGCCAGCCAACCGGCCTACACCAATTTTGCTCGCGATGCGATCCGCGACGCGATGCAACGGGACGAGCGCGTGACGGTGATGACCGCAGCGATGTGCCAAGGCAACAAACTGGAACCGGTTCGCGAGCAGTTCCCCGATCGCTTTTTCGATGTCGGAATCTGCGAATCGCATGCGGTCGCCTTCGCCGCCGGGCAATGCAAAGCGGGGATGCGGCCGATCGTCGATATCTACAGCACCTTCCTGCAACGCAGCTACGACCAGATCTTCCAGGAAGCCTGCCTGCAAAAGCTGCCGGTCGTCTTTATGTTGGACCGCGCGGGACTGACCGGTCCCGACGGCCCGACGCACCACGGCCTATTCGATATTGGATACATGCGCGTCTTCCCGAACCTGACCGTCATGGCTCCAGGCTACTCCGAAGAACTCGCCCCAATGCTGGACTACGCGCTGCAATCGGATGTCGCCACATCGATCCGCTATCCAAAGTGCTCGGCACTGCATATAGAGCGCGAACCCGACCCGATCGAAACCGGCAAAGCGGAATACATCCAACGCGGAACCGACGTAGCGATCGTCTCCTTCGGAGCGCTGTTGGACCAAGCCTTAGAAGCTGCCAAGCAATTGGAATCGGAAATGAGTGTGACCGTGGTCAACGCCCGATTCGCCAAACCGATCGATCGCGAAATGGTCGCCGAGGTGATCGAGAGCTGCGGACATGTGATCACGCTCGAAGAGGGTGCTCTGCAAGGCGGCTTCGGTTCGGCCTTCCTGGAAGCGGCTAACGACATGCACCTGGACACCCGCGGCATCACGCGACTGGGAATCCCCGACATGTTCGTCGAACATGGCGAACGGGAGGAACTGCTGCACGATCTCTCGCTAGACGCCGACGCGATCAAAAAAGCCTGCCGCGGAATCCAAAGCACCGTCGCGGTCTAA